Proteins encoded by one window of Streptacidiphilus sp. PB12-B1b:
- a CDS encoding HSP90 family protein, with protein MTTPQPGHTFQVDLRGLVDLLSHHLYSSPRVYLRELMQNAVDAITARRLLDPDAPARITIRTGAGGGIVVEDSGVGLTESDVHTFLATIGRSSKRNADGGLDLSAARADFIGQFGIGLLACFVVADEITVVSRSAREPGAPAVEWHGRSDGTYSIRTLPAGTVAQPGTTVTLTPRADGSEWLEPSRVVQLARHFGSLLRYRVEVVDRHGDTIQVNDTPPVWERPYGSPFARREALAAYGRSVFDFTPLDTIDLDIPLVGLKGVAFVLPTPAHPTKRSGNRVHLKGMLLSDQATELVPDWAFFVSCVVDTTGLRPTASREALYEDETLAAVRDAIGDRVRQWLTGLAASDLALLRRFLDVHHLAVKALARYDDQLLALLLPWLPFETTDGTVSLDEFTRAHPVVLVTRTVEEFRQVAPIAAAAGLGVVNGGYVYDRELVHQLPQIRPGISVADLDPETVSAHLDSVDPAAELAAAPFLARARAVADRFDTDVVLRSFQPVGVPAMLVDNREARHERRRAELSSQADELWAGILGSLSSSAPRAQLILNHLNPLIRRLAELAGTADPHLSETAIEALYGQALLLSRRPLRPTDHALLNRSFLGLLDFATQAADTGHGKAQP; from the coding sequence GTGACCACACCCCAGCCGGGCCACACGTTCCAGGTCGATCTGCGCGGCCTGGTCGACCTGCTGTCCCACCACCTCTACTCCTCGCCCCGGGTCTACCTGCGGGAGCTGATGCAGAACGCCGTGGACGCCATCACCGCGCGGCGGCTGCTCGACCCCGACGCCCCCGCGCGGATCACCATCCGCACCGGTGCGGGCGGCGGCATCGTCGTCGAGGACTCCGGCGTCGGGCTCACCGAGTCCGACGTGCACACCTTCCTCGCCACCATCGGGCGCTCCTCCAAGCGCAACGCGGACGGCGGGCTCGACCTGTCCGCCGCGCGCGCCGACTTCATCGGCCAGTTCGGCATCGGCCTGCTCGCCTGCTTCGTGGTCGCGGACGAGATCACCGTGGTGTCGCGCAGCGCCCGCGAACCGGGTGCGCCCGCCGTCGAGTGGCACGGCCGCAGCGACGGCACGTACAGCATCCGCACCCTGCCCGCCGGAACGGTCGCGCAACCCGGCACCACGGTGACGCTCACCCCACGCGCCGACGGCAGCGAGTGGCTGGAGCCGTCCCGGGTGGTGCAGCTGGCCCGTCACTTCGGCTCGCTGCTGCGCTACCGGGTCGAGGTCGTCGACCGGCACGGCGACACCATCCAGGTGAACGACACCCCGCCGGTGTGGGAGCGCCCGTACGGTTCGCCCTTCGCCCGCCGCGAGGCCCTGGCCGCGTACGGCAGGTCCGTCTTCGACTTCACCCCGCTGGACACCATCGACCTGGACATCCCCCTGGTCGGTCTCAAGGGCGTGGCCTTCGTGCTGCCGACGCCCGCGCACCCGACCAAGCGCTCCGGCAACCGCGTGCACCTCAAGGGCATGCTGCTGTCCGACCAGGCCACCGAACTCGTCCCGGACTGGGCCTTCTTCGTCTCCTGCGTGGTGGACACCACCGGCCTGCGCCCCACCGCCTCGCGCGAGGCGCTGTACGAGGACGAGACACTGGCCGCCGTCCGCGACGCCATCGGCGACCGGGTACGCCAGTGGCTGACCGGCCTGGCCGCCTCGGACCTGGCGCTGCTGCGGCGCTTCCTGGACGTGCACCACCTGGCCGTGAAGGCGCTGGCCCGCTACGACGACCAGCTGCTCGCGCTGCTGCTGCCGTGGCTGCCCTTCGAGACCACGGACGGCACCGTCAGCCTGGACGAGTTCACCCGCGCCCACCCGGTGGTGCTGGTCACCCGGACCGTCGAGGAGTTCCGCCAGGTCGCGCCGATCGCCGCCGCCGCCGGGCTGGGCGTGGTCAACGGCGGCTACGTGTACGACCGGGAGCTGGTGCACCAGCTGCCGCAGATCCGGCCCGGCATCAGCGTCGCCGACCTGGACCCGGAGACCGTCAGCGCGCACCTGGACAGTGTGGACCCGGCCGCCGAACTGGCCGCCGCCCCCTTCCTGGCGCGCGCCAGGGCGGTCGCCGACCGGTTCGACACCGACGTGGTGCTGCGCTCCTTCCAGCCGGTCGGCGTGCCCGCGATGCTGGTCGACAACCGGGAGGCCCGGCACGAGCGCCGACGCGCCGAACTCTCCTCCCAGGCAGACGAGTTGTGGGCGGGCATTCTCGGCTCGCTGAGCTCCTCCGCGCCCCGCGCGCAGCTGATCCTGAACCACCTCAACCCGCTCATCCGCAGGCTCGCGGAGCTGGCCGGGACCGCCGACCCGCACCTGTCGGAGACGGCCATCGAAGCGCTCTACGGCCAGGCGCTGCTGCTCTCCCGGCGACCGCTGCGGCCCACCGACCACGCACTGCTCAACCGCTCCTTCCTGGGCCTGCTCGACTTCGCAACCCAGGCCGCCGACACCGGACACGGGAAGGCCCAGCCATGA